A window from Actimicrobium sp. CCC2.4 encodes these proteins:
- a CDS encoding leucyl aminopeptidase: MDFSIKTFDAKTTLVNIKAGCIAVGIFEGKQLSSAAKALDSSGEIAAAVKSGDITGKAGSTLLLRSVTGVQAERVLLVGLGKATPLSQKDFGSAVRAVAGVFAGIGASDAVIALPLDDVKDSSTAWAINCAVVAIESNAYRFDEMKSKKEPQPDNVKKVIFAVTADDADAAKASISSSVALAHGMNLTKDLGNLPPNICTPTYLSEIARKMAKEFKLGIEVLDRKQLEALKMGSFLSVTNGSVEPPKFIVLKHMGGKAKDAPVVLVGKGITFDSGGISLKPGAGMDEMKYDMCGAATVLGTFRAIAELKLKLNVIGVIATCENMPSGSATRPGDIVTSMSGQTIEVLNTDAEGRLVLCDALTYVERFKPAAVVDIATLTGACVVALGNHNTGLFTRHDEAHDSLADELLEAGKTAGDTAWRMPIEEAYNEQLKSNFADMANIGTPGGGSITAAAFLERFTKQYTWAHLDIAGTAWKSGAAKGATGRPVPLLTTFLQNRVTAAK; the protein is encoded by the coding sequence ATGGACTTTAGCATAAAAACTTTTGACGCCAAGACCACGCTGGTCAACATCAAGGCCGGTTGTATCGCAGTGGGTATCTTCGAAGGCAAGCAATTATCCAGCGCCGCCAAGGCACTCGACAGCAGTGGCGAAATCGCCGCTGCCGTCAAGTCCGGCGACATCACCGGCAAAGCCGGCAGCACGCTGCTACTGCGCAGTGTCACCGGGGTTCAGGCAGAGCGCGTCCTGCTGGTCGGTCTGGGCAAAGCCACGCCGCTGTCACAAAAAGATTTTGGTAGTGCAGTGCGCGCCGTCGCCGGCGTCTTCGCCGGCATCGGTGCCAGCGATGCCGTGATCGCCCTGCCACTCGATGACGTCAAGGACAGCAGCACCGCCTGGGCCATCAACTGCGCGGTCGTTGCCATCGAAAGCAACGCCTATCGTTTCGATGAAATGAAAAGCAAGAAAGAGCCGCAGCCCGACAACGTCAAGAAAGTCATTTTTGCCGTCACCGCCGACGATGCCGACGCCGCCAAGGCCAGCATCAGCAGCAGTGTCGCACTGGCCCATGGCATGAACCTGACCAAGGACCTCGGTAACCTGCCACCGAATATCTGCACCCCGACCTACCTCTCCGAAATCGCACGCAAGATGGCCAAGGAATTCAAGCTGGGCATCGAAGTGCTGGACCGCAAGCAGCTCGAAGCACTGAAGATGGGCAGCTTCCTGTCGGTCACCAACGGCAGCGTCGAACCGCCAAAATTCATCGTCCTCAAGCACATGGGCGGCAAGGCAAAAGACGCGCCGGTGGTCCTGGTCGGCAAGGGCATCACATTTGATTCCGGTGGTATCTCGCTCAAGCCGGGTGCCGGCATGGATGAAATGAAGTACGACATGTGTGGTGCCGCCACCGTGCTCGGCACCTTCCGCGCGATCGCTGAACTCAAGCTCAAGCTCAACGTCATCGGCGTCATCGCCACCTGCGAGAACATGCCATCGGGTAGCGCCACACGTCCGGGCGACATCGTCACCTCGATGTCGGGCCAGACCATTGAAGTGCTCAATACCGATGCCGAAGGCCGGCTGGTACTGTGCGATGCACTGACCTATGTCGAACGCTTCAAGCCCGCTGCCGTGGTCGATATCGCGACCCTGACCGGCGCCTGCGTGGTGGCCCTCGGCAACCACAACACCGGCCTGTTCACCCGTCACGACGAAGCCCATGACAGCCTGGCCGACGAGCTGCTGGAAGCCGGCAAGACCGCCGGCGACACCGCCTGGCGCATGCCGATCGAAGAAGCCTACAACGAACAGTTGAAGTCCAACTTCGCCGACATGGCCAACATCGGTACGCCGGGCGGTGGCAGCATCACCGCCGCTGCCTTCCTCGAGCGCTTCACGAAGCAATACACGTGGGCCCACCTCGACATCGCCGGCACCGCCTGGAAAAGCGGTGCCGCCAAAGGCGCAACCGGCCGGCCGGTGCCCTTGCTGACGACCTTCCTGCAAAATCGGGTCACCGCCGCAAAGTAA
- a CDS encoding GH36-type glycosyl hydrolase domain-containing protein: protein MNVLRKLLFDSVPAMATLQAVDAARSAAGDEPPLRAELYGAAQMEQHGAVLAASHTVIEEPGRDQLLARLASNETIIIDACNLLTTAVRENRQITPAAEWLLDNFYLIEEQIRTAKRHLPKTYSKQLPRLATGASAGWPRVYDLALETIAHGDGRVDPESLRLFVAAYQRVLPLKLGELWAIPIMLRLALIDNLRRVAARLDISLLNRTLADTWADRMTETADKTPGNLILVVADMARSAPPLVPSFVAELSRRLQGQNPALALPLTWITQRLSECGETIEHLVQLDAQQQARDQVSISNSIGSLRFLGAMDWRDFVEALSAVEETLQQDPHQTYRAMDFATRDCYRHIVEQLTRGTTLTEQEVAARAIALAQQAVIVHGAEHRNAHVGTYLLGHGLAALEHDIGFRRTVPQALRHIVKRWPLRAYLGAMLVLLALSCTAIVLQAGDVQGWLLAIVIVLAVLSSSQLALGLVNWLATMLAIPQPLPRMDFSAGIPAEASALVVVPTMLYSIAGIDSLCEALEVRYLANRDAHLRCCLLTDLPDAPAETLPGDEALVAHAADAIAALNRKYAGQSGSPFVLLHRPRRWNPHEQVWMGFERKRGKLSNLNHFLRGGGAAAFACIVGDTAALQQVRYVITLDTDTLLPRDAARQFIATLAHPLNRASYDARLQRVTGGYGILQPRVTSSLPGTHASLYEKLCTGVPGIDPYTRAVSDVYQDLFHEGSFIGKGIYDVDAFEQALDGRLPDNRILSHDLLEGCYARAGLISDAQLHEEYPSRYGDDVRRRHRWIRGDWQLLAWLLPRVPGPTRATGTPAPRQRNPLSALARWKVLDNLRRSLVAPALTALVLVGWTLLESGWIWTLVALLIVLTPSCITILVGVLRKPAEVLLVQHLNEVGRSAGQHLAHGALQLTFLPHEAVYSLDAIGRTLWRMLISQRHLLEWQPSGSLARRDGSGLLDSWRTMWMAPALALASAGWLMAVRPMALVFAAPLLLLWWISPTVAWWISRPQQRRATALTLEQTTYLRRLARKTWRFFETYLGPDDHWLPPDNVQEQPVAVIARRTSPTNIGLSLLANLAAWDFGYLTLGRLLERTGNTLRTMDLLERYQGHFYNWYDTQSLKPLTPMYVSSVDSGNLSGHLLTLRPGLLMLVHAPILPPQSIDGIADTLAALVASGDKTVLAPLATLRARLEQAGGTPVVSLHGACAMLAALAADAAAFRTGLPASANIDLHWWATALASQCRELHDELIVLAPWLLLPVAQQQAWLPALRSALDDVPTLAGLARLRGTLQPLLDAQRAGLPEDDGSSHLLMAALEQGSQCAAGRIAELERLALQAGEFARADVDFLVDHTTKLLAIGYNVSERRRDDSFYDLLASEARLATFVAIAQGQLPQISWFALGRQLTIAGGDPILLSWSGSMFEYLMPLLVMPTFDNTLLDQTCRAAVQRQIDYGAQRDVPWGISESGYNTFDAALNYQYRAFGVPGLGLKRGLGDDLVVAPYATMMALMVAPEAACLNLQRLSGDGFEGRYGMIEAIDYTPSRLPRGQSFAVIQSYMVHHQGMGFLSLAYLLREQPMQRRFAADPLFQATMLLLHERIPKASAGYANTTDLADIRTSASDHAMPMRVFQRTDSRIPEIQLLSNGRYHVMISHAGGSASRWKDLAVTRWRADSTRDNWGSFCYVRDVDDGYFWSSTYQPTLVEPQHYEVIFSEGRAEFRRTDHDIDMHTEVVVSPEDDIEIRRSKITNRSRHRRTIELTSYAEVVLAPAAADAAHPAFSNLFVQTELLADSGAILCTRRPRAFGEQLPWMLHQVVVHGRAVGTVSFETDRLAFIGRGNALTAPAALTTRAGALSNSAGSVLDPIVAVRYQITLAPEESVIVDIVTGVVDTRDAALYLIAKYRDRYLADRVFELAWTHSQVVLRQLNASETDAQLYGRLAGSIVSMNPALRADASTLIKNRRGQSGLWSYAISGDLPIVLVQIKELAHIELVRQLVQAHAYWRLKGLAVDLVIWNEDHASYRQQLHEQIIGLIASGIDAQAIDRPGGIFVRQAEQIGPEDRILIKSVARAILSDQRGTLAEQINRRSIPELRVPPLVPLRVAPDASAMPPVTIPAAERVLDNGLGGFSADGREYLITTSASQRTPAPWSNVLANPHFGSVISESGQAYTWSENAHEFRLTPWNNDPVSDSSGEAFYLRDDDSGAFWSPTPLPCRGSGTYQTRHGFGYSVFEHQQDGIHSELWVYVALDAAIKYSVLKVTNRSGRPRRMSATGYVEWVLADLRAKSSMHIVTELDPLTGALFARNPYNTEFAERIAFFDVDTPQRSVTGDRTEFIGRNGTLENPAALSRVRLSGKTGAGFDPCSAIQVPMELVDGQQREVIFMLGVAGRRSADVSDLVQRNRGTGPARAAFDAVHAHWLHVLGAVQIETPDAAVNVLANGWLMYQTIACRLWARSGYYQSGGAYGFRDQLQDAMALIHTEPRLLRDQLLRCAAHQFVEGDVQHWWHPPADRGVRTHCSDDYLWLPLAAHRYITASGDRGVLDEVTHFLEGRPLAAGEDSYYDLPQRSVDTASLYQHCVRAIEHGLRFGSHGLPLIGSCDWNDGMDKVGEHGKGESVWLAFFLVDVLQRFAEVATLVDDLPFATRCHEQAALLRTNIEANAWDGDWYRRAYFDDGTPLGSAGNDECQIDSISQSWAVLSGAGDPVRAAHAMEQVNQRLVRRDAALIQLLDPPFSTSDLNPGYIRGYVPGVRENGGQYTHAAIWTAMAFAKLGDGARAWELLDMINPVNHARTADEVALYKVEPYVVAADVYAVSPHVGRGGWTWYTGSSGWMYRLIIESLLGITLEVDRLHLAPLLPAGWNTFTLRYRYRDSAYLITVRRGAVAGLMVDGVAVDGATVAMVDDGREHRVELVVG, encoded by the coding sequence ATGAACGTACTGCGCAAACTCCTGTTCGATTCCGTGCCTGCGATGGCGACGCTTCAAGCTGTCGACGCGGCCCGTTCCGCTGCCGGTGACGAACCGCCGTTACGCGCCGAGCTCTATGGCGCAGCGCAGATGGAGCAGCATGGCGCGGTGCTGGCGGCCTCGCATACGGTCATCGAAGAACCGGGGCGCGACCAGTTGCTGGCACGTCTGGCCAGCAATGAAACCATCATCATCGATGCCTGCAATCTGCTCACGACAGCAGTACGCGAGAACCGCCAGATCACGCCGGCGGCCGAGTGGTTGCTGGATAATTTTTATCTGATCGAAGAACAGATCCGCACCGCAAAGCGCCATCTACCCAAGACCTACAGCAAGCAGCTGCCGCGCCTCGCCACCGGCGCGTCGGCCGGCTGGCCGCGCGTTTATGACCTCGCGCTGGAGACCATCGCGCATGGCGATGGCCGGGTCGATCCGGAAAGCCTGCGGCTATTTGTCGCGGCCTACCAGCGCGTGCTGCCGCTCAAACTGGGCGAACTCTGGGCGATTCCGATCATGCTGCGCCTGGCCTTGATCGACAACCTGCGGCGTGTCGCTGCGCGGCTCGATATCAGTCTGCTCAATCGCACGCTGGCCGATACCTGGGCCGACCGCATGACCGAGACCGCCGACAAAACACCCGGCAATCTGATTCTGGTGGTGGCCGACATGGCCCGTTCCGCACCACCGCTGGTGCCATCGTTCGTGGCCGAACTGTCGCGCCGCTTGCAGGGCCAGAATCCGGCACTGGCGCTACCGCTGACGTGGATCACGCAACGCCTGTCGGAGTGCGGCGAAACCATCGAACACCTGGTGCAGCTCGATGCGCAACAACAGGCGCGCGACCAGGTTTCGATCAGCAACAGCATCGGCAGCCTGCGTTTTCTGGGCGCGATGGACTGGCGCGATTTTGTCGAGGCACTCAGCGCCGTCGAAGAAACGCTGCAGCAAGATCCGCATCAGACCTACCGGGCGATGGACTTTGCCACGCGCGACTGCTACCGCCACATCGTCGAGCAACTGACCCGCGGTACCACGCTGACCGAACAAGAAGTCGCTGCCCGCGCCATCGCACTGGCGCAGCAAGCCGTCATCGTCCATGGTGCCGAACACCGCAACGCGCATGTCGGTACCTATTTGCTCGGTCACGGCCTGGCTGCGCTGGAACACGACATCGGCTTTCGTCGCACAGTGCCGCAGGCACTGCGGCACATCGTCAAGCGCTGGCCGCTACGCGCTTATCTCGGCGCGATGCTGGTCCTGCTGGCACTGAGCTGCACTGCCATCGTGCTGCAAGCCGGCGATGTGCAGGGCTGGCTGCTGGCCATCGTCATCGTGCTGGCCGTACTGAGCAGCAGCCAGCTGGCGCTCGGGCTGGTGAACTGGCTAGCAACAATGCTGGCGATACCGCAACCGCTGCCCCGGATGGATTTTTCGGCAGGCATACCGGCTGAGGCGAGTGCGCTGGTGGTGGTGCCGACGATGCTGTATTCGATCGCCGGTATCGACAGCCTGTGCGAAGCGCTCGAAGTACGCTACCTGGCCAACCGCGATGCGCATCTGCGCTGCTGCCTGCTGACCGATCTGCCGGACGCCCCTGCCGAAACCCTGCCCGGTGATGAGGCACTGGTGGCCCATGCCGCCGATGCCATCGCCGCTCTCAACCGCAAATACGCCGGTCAGTCCGGCAGTCCGTTCGTGCTGCTGCACCGGCCGCGACGCTGGAATCCGCACGAGCAGGTCTGGATGGGATTCGAGCGCAAGCGCGGCAAGCTGAGCAATCTGAACCACTTCCTGCGCGGCGGCGGCGCTGCCGCGTTTGCGTGCATTGTCGGCGACACCGCAGCGCTGCAGCAGGTGCGTTACGTGATCACGCTCGATACCGACACGCTGCTGCCGCGCGATGCGGCGCGCCAGTTCATCGCTACGCTGGCGCATCCGCTGAACCGTGCCAGCTACGACGCGCGCCTGCAACGGGTCACCGGGGGCTACGGCATCCTGCAACCGCGCGTGACTTCCAGCCTGCCCGGCACTCACGCGTCGCTCTACGAAAAACTCTGCACCGGCGTGCCCGGCATCGATCCTTACACGCGCGCCGTGTCGGATGTCTACCAGGATCTGTTCCACGAAGGCTCGTTCATCGGCAAGGGCATCTACGATGTCGACGCCTTCGAACAGGCGCTCGACGGCCGGCTGCCCGATAACCGGATTCTCAGCCACGATCTGCTCGAAGGTTGCTATGCCCGCGCCGGCCTGATCAGCGACGCCCAGCTGCACGAAGAATATCCATCGCGCTACGGCGATGACGTCCGGCGCCGCCATCGCTGGATACGCGGCGACTGGCAATTGCTGGCGTGGCTGTTGCCGCGCGTGCCCGGACCGACGAGGGCCACCGGTACGCCCGCGCCTCGCCAGCGCAATCCGCTGTCGGCACTGGCACGCTGGAAAGTACTCGACAACCTGCGTCGCAGTCTGGTAGCACCGGCACTGACGGCGCTGGTGCTGGTCGGCTGGACGCTGCTCGAGAGCGGCTGGATCTGGACACTGGTGGCGCTGCTGATCGTACTGACACCCAGCTGCATCACGATACTGGTCGGCGTGCTGCGCAAGCCGGCCGAAGTGCTGCTGGTGCAGCATCTCAATGAAGTCGGCCGCAGCGCCGGCCAGCATCTCGCGCATGGCGCGCTGCAGCTGACCTTTTTGCCGCACGAAGCGGTCTACAGCCTCGATGCGATTGGCCGCACGCTATGGCGCATGCTGATCTCGCAACGCCACCTGCTCGAATGGCAGCCATCGGGCAGCCTGGCGCGCCGCGACGGGTCCGGCCTGCTCGACAGCTGGCGCACGATGTGGATGGCACCGGCTCTGGCGCTGGCGAGTGCCGGCTGGCTGATGGCGGTGCGGCCGATGGCGCTGGTGTTCGCTGCGCCGTTGCTGCTGTTGTGGTGGATTTCGCCGACCGTGGCCTGGTGGATCAGCCGGCCGCAACAGCGTCGCGCGACCGCGCTGACGCTGGAGCAAACCACCTACCTGCGCCGGCTGGCACGCAAGACCTGGCGCTTTTTCGAGACCTACCTCGGTCCCGATGACCACTGGCTGCCGCCCGACAACGTGCAGGAGCAACCAGTGGCCGTGATCGCCAGACGCACCTCGCCAACCAATATCGGCCTGTCGCTGCTGGCCAATCTGGCCGCCTGGGACTTCGGCTATCTGACGCTGGGCCGGCTACTGGAACGCACCGGCAACACGTTGCGCACGATGGATTTACTGGAGCGCTACCAGGGCCATTTTTATAACTGGTACGACACGCAAAGCCTCAAGCCGCTCACGCCGATGTATGTCTCGAGCGTCGACAGCGGCAACCTGTCCGGCCACTTGCTGACACTGCGTCCCGGCCTGCTGATGCTGGTACATGCCCCCATCCTGCCGCCCCAGAGCATCGATGGCATTGCCGATACGCTGGCGGCTCTGGTGGCCAGTGGCGACAAGACCGTGCTGGCACCGCTGGCCACCTTGCGTGCACGCCTCGAACAGGCCGGCGGCACGCCCGTAGTCAGCCTGCACGGTGCCTGCGCGATGCTCGCTGCGCTGGCCGCTGATGCGGCAGCCTTTCGTACCGGCCTGCCGGCAAGCGCCAATATCGATCTGCACTGGTGGGCCACTGCGCTGGCCAGCCAGTGCCGCGAACTGCATGATGAACTGATCGTGCTGGCACCGTGGCTGCTGTTGCCGGTGGCGCAGCAGCAGGCATGGTTACCGGCCCTGCGCAGCGCACTCGACGATGTCCCGACGCTGGCCGGCCTGGCTCGACTCAGAGGCACGCTGCAGCCACTGCTCGATGCCCAGCGCGCCGGTCTGCCGGAAGACGACGGTAGTTCCCACCTGCTGATGGCAGCCCTGGAGCAAGGCAGTCAGTGCGCCGCCGGGCGCATCGCCGAACTCGAACGGCTGGCCCTGCAGGCCGGCGAATTTGCCCGTGCCGATGTCGACTTCCTGGTCGACCACACCACCAAACTGCTGGCCATCGGCTACAACGTCAGCGAGCGCCGGCGTGACGACAGCTTCTATGATTTGCTGGCGTCCGAAGCACGGCTGGCCACCTTTGTGGCCATCGCCCAGGGCCAGTTGCCGCAGATCAGTTGGTTCGCGCTCGGTCGTCAGCTGACGATCGCCGGCGGCGACCCTATCCTGCTGTCCTGGAGCGGGTCGATGTTCGAATACCTGATGCCGCTGCTGGTGATGCCGACCTTCGACAACACCCTGCTCGACCAGACCTGCCGCGCCGCGGTCCAGCGCCAGATTGATTACGGCGCGCAGCGCGATGTCCCGTGGGGCATTTCGGAGTCCGGCTACAACACCTTCGACGCCGCGCTCAATTACCAGTACCGCGCGTTCGGCGTGCCGGGACTGGGCCTCAAGCGCGGGCTGGGCGACGATCTCGTGGTCGCGCCGTATGCGACGATGATGGCGCTGATGGTCGCGCCCGAAGCGGCCTGCCTGAATCTGCAGCGGCTCTCGGGTGACGGTTTCGAAGGCCGCTACGGCATGATCGAGGCAATCGATTACACGCCGTCGCGGCTGCCGCGCGGCCAGTCCTTTGCAGTGATCCAGTCGTACATGGTGCATCACCAGGGCATGGGTTTTCTGAGCCTGGCCTACCTGCTGCGCGAGCAACCGATGCAGCGCCGCTTTGCCGCCGACCCGCTGTTCCAGGCCACCATGCTGCTGCTGCACGAACGTATCCCGAAAGCCTCGGCCGGCTATGCCAACACCACCGATCTGGCCGATATCCGCACCAGCGCCAGCGATCACGCGATGCCGATGCGGGTGTTCCAGCGCACCGACAGCCGCATCCCCGAAATCCAGCTGCTCTCGAATGGCCGTTACCACGTCATGATCAGTCATGCCGGCGGCAGTGCCAGCCGCTGGAAAGACCTGGCCGTGACGCGCTGGCGGGCCGACAGCACGCGCGACAACTGGGGCAGCTTCTGCTACGTGCGCGATGTCGACGACGGCTATTTTTGGTCCAGCACTTATCAGCCGACGCTGGTCGAACCGCAGCATTACGAAGTGATTTTTTCGGAAGGCCGGGCCGAGTTCCGCCGTACCGACCATGACATCGACATGCATACCGAAGTCGTGGTCTCGCCCGAAGACGACATTGAAATCCGCCGCAGCAAAATCACCAACCGCTCACGCCATCGCCGCACCATCGAGCTCACCAGTTACGCCGAAGTCGTGCTGGCACCGGCCGCCGCCGACGCTGCCCATCCGGCGTTCAGCAACCTGTTCGTGCAGACCGAACTGCTGGCCGACAGCGGTGCAATCCTGTGCACGCGCCGCCCGCGTGCGTTCGGCGAACAGCTGCCGTGGATGCTGCATCAGGTCGTGGTCCATGGCCGCGCCGTCGGCACGGTCTCGTTCGAAACCGACCGGCTGGCTTTCATCGGCCGCGGCAATGCCCTGACGGCACCGGCGGCACTGACCACGCGCGCCGGGGCGCTGTCGAACAGCGCCGGTTCGGTGCTCGATCCGATCGTCGCGGTGCGTTACCAGATCACGCTCGCGCCCGAAGAATCGGTCATCGTCGACATCGTCACCGGCGTGGTCGACACGCGCGACGCGGCGCTCTACCTGATCGCCAAATACCGCGACCGCTATCTGGCCGACCGCGTCTTCGAGCTGGCCTGGACCCATAGCCAGGTCGTGCTGCGCCAGCTCAATGCCAGCGAAACCGATGCCCAGTTGTATGGCCGGCTGGCCGGCTCCATCGTCAGCATGAACCCGGCCCTGCGCGCCGATGCCAGTACGCTGATCAAGAACCGGCGCGGCCAGTCGGGCCTGTGGAGCTATGCGATTTCGGGCGACCTGCCGATCGTGCTGGTGCAGATCAAGGAGCTGGCCCATATCGAACTGGTGCGCCAGCTGGTGCAGGCGCATGCGTACTGGCGCCTGAAAGGCCTCGCGGTCGACCTCGTGATCTGGAATGAAGACCACGCCAGCTACCGCCAGCAACTGCACGAACAGATCATCGGACTGATCGCTTCCGGCATCGATGCGCAAGCGATCGACCGGCCCGGCGGCATCTTCGTGCGCCAGGCCGAACAGATCGGGCCGGAAGACCGCATCCTGATCAAGTCGGTGGCCCGCGCCATCCTGAGCGACCAGCGCGGCACGCTGGCCGAACAGATCAATCGGCGCAGCATCCCCGAACTGCGCGTGCCGCCACTGGTGCCGTTGCGCGTGGCCCCCGATGCATCCGCCATGCCGCCGGTAACGATCCCCGCTGCCGAACGCGTCCTCGATAATGGCCTGGGCGGCTTCAGTGCGGATGGCCGCGAATACCTGATCACGACCTCGGCCAGCCAGCGCACGCCGGCACCGTGGAGCAACGTGCTGGCCAATCCGCATTTCGGCAGCGTGATTTCCGAGAGCGGACAGGCCTACACCTGGAGCGAGAATGCGCATGAATTCCGCCTCACGCCATGGAATAACGACCCGGTCTCGGACAGCAGCGGCGAAGCGTTTTACTTGCGCGACGACGACAGCGGCGCATTCTGGTCGCCGACACCGTTGCCGTGTCGCGGCAGTGGCACTTACCAGACCCGGCATGGCTTCGGTTACAGCGTCTTCGAGCACCAGCAGGACGGCATCCATTCCGAACTGTGGGTGTATGTCGCACTCGATGCGGCGATCAAGTATTCGGTGCTGAAGGTCACCAACCGCTCGGGTAGGCCGCGCCGCATGTCGGCCACCGGCTATGTCGAATGGGTGCTGGCGGACCTGCGCGCCAAGTCGTCGATGCACATCGTCACCGAGCTCGATCCGCTGACCGGCGCGCTGTTTGCACGCAATCCGTACAACACCGAATTCGCCGAGCGCATCGCCTTCTTCGATGTCGATACACCGCAGCGCAGCGTCACCGGCGACCGCACCGAATTCATCGGCCGCAACGGCACGCTGGAGAATCCGGCAGCGCTGAGCCGGGTGCGCTTGTCCGGCAAGACCGGTGCCGGCTTCGATCCGTGCTCGGCGATTCAGGTGCCGATGGAGCTGGTCGATGGCCAGCAGCGCGAAGTCATTTTCATGCTCGGCGTGGCCGGCCGGCGCAGTGCCGATGTCAGCGACCTGGTGCAACGCAACCGCGGCACCGGCCCGGCCCGCGCGGCCTTCGATGCGGTGCATGCGCACTGGCTTCACGTGCTGGGCGCAGTGCAGATCGAGACCCCCGACGCGGCCGTCAACGTGCTGGCCAACGGCTGGCTGATGTACCAGACCATCGCCTGCCGGCTGTGGGCCCGCAGCGGGTACTACCAATCGGGCGGTGCGTACGGTTTCCGCGACCAGTTGCAGGATGCGATGGCGCTGATCCATACCGAACCGCGGCTGCTGCGCGACCAACTGCTGCGCTGCGCCGCGCACCAGTTCGTCGAGGGCGATGTCCAGCACTGGTGGCATCCGCCGGCCGACCGCGGCGTGCGCACGCATTGCTCGGACGATTACCTGTGGCTGCCGCTGGCAGCGCATCGTTACATCACCGCCAGCGGCGACCGTGGCGTGCTTGACGAAGTCACGCACTTCCTCGAAGGCCGGCCGCTCGCCGCCGGCGAGGATTCGTATTACGACTTGCCGCAACGCTCGGTCGACACCGCCAGCCTGTACCAGCACTGCGTGCGCGCGATCGAACACGGCTTGCGCTTCGGTAGCCACGGCTTGCCGCTGATCGGCTCGTGCGACTGGAACGATGGCATGGACAAGGTCGGCGAACACGGCAAGGGCGAAAGTGTCTGGCTGGCGTTCTTCCTGGTCGACGTGCTGCAGCGCTTTGCCGAAGTCGCGACCCTGGTCGACGACCTGCCGTTCGCCACGCGCTGCCATGAACAGGCCGCGCTGTTGCGCACCAATATCGAAGCCAACGCCTGGGATGGCGACTGGTACCGGCGCGCGTATTTTGATGACGGCACGCCGCTCGGTTCGGCCGGCAATGACGAATGCCAGATCGACTCGATCTCGCAAAGCTGGGCCGTACTGTCCGGTGCCGGCGACCCGGTCCGTGCCGCCCACGCAATGGAGCAGGTCAACCAGCGCCTGGTGCGACGCGACGCCGCGCTGATCCAGTTGCTCGATCCGCCGTTTAGCACCTCCGACCTGAACCCCGGCTACATCCGCGGCTACGTCCCCGGCGTGCGCGAAAACGGCGGCCAGTACACCCACGCCGCGATCTGGACCGCCATGGCCTTCGCCAAACTCGGCGACGGCGCGCGCGCCTGGGAATTGCTCGACATGATCAATCCGGTCAACCATGCCCGCACCGCCGACGAGGTGGCGCTGTACAAGGTCGAACCGTACGTGGTCGCGGCTGATGTCTATGCCGTGTCACCGCATGTCGGACGCGGCGGCTGGACCTGGTACACCGGCTCGTCAGGCTGGATGTACCGGCTGATCATCGAATCGCTGCTGGGGATTACGCTGGAAGTCGATCGGCTGCATCTGGCGCCGTTGCTGCCGGCGGGGTGGAATACGTTCACGCTGCGCTACCGGTATCGGGATAGTGCGTACCTGATCACGGTGCGGCGTGGGGCGGTGGCGGGGTTGATGGTGGATGGGGTTGCGGTCGACGGGGCGACGGTCGCGATGGTGGATGATGGTCGGGAGCATCGGGTGGAGCTGGTGGTGGGGTGA